Within Myceligenerans xiligouense, the genomic segment GTTCTGGCAGGTCCACCGCGCCGCGCCGGGTGTGCTCGCGCAGGCCGTGCTCGACGCCGTCGGCCCGCTGCCGGGTGCGACCGTGCTCGACCTGTACTCCGGGGCCGGGCTGTTCACGCTGCCGCTGGCCGCGGGGGTGGGGGAGAGCGGCGTCGTCGTCGCGGTCGAGGGTGACGACGACGCCGTCCGCGACGCGCGCCGCAACGCCCACGGGCTGGATCAGGTCCGCCTGCTCGCGGGGGACGTGGCGGAAGTGCTGACCGGGGATGATGACTCGGTGCCCGCGCGGGCCGACGTCGTCGTCCTCGATCCACCGCGGTCCGGGGCGAAACGCGACGTCGTGGCCGCGATCGCGGACCGCGAGCCGGCACGGGTGGTCTACGTGGCGTGCGACCCGGCGGCGCTCGCGCGCGACGTCGGCTACTTCGGCCAGGCGGGCTACCGCCTGACGGACCTGCGCGCCTTCGACCTGTTCCCCCACACCCACCACGTGGAGGCCGTCGCCGTGCTCGAACGCGCCTGACGCCGGGCGCCGGGAGGAGCTCGGGAACGGCTCCGGATCGTGGTCCGGGCGCGGCCCGCGTGGCGGGCCGGGTGACGGTGTGCGCCACGCGGGCACAGCCCTCCGGGACGGGGCGGGCGGCACTTGCGCGGCCTTCTACGCTGGCGCCCATGGCGGAGGACGGGAAGGTGAGCAGGCTCGAGCTCCTGATCGCGTGGGTGCGGCGGTGGGGGCGGTTCGCACGGGTCGCGCGGGTGGCCGCGCGGAACCCGCTGGGGCGCAGGATCGGTGTCCTCCTCCTGGTCCCGTTCGCGCTGCTCGTCCTGGTGGTCGTGGTGGTGGTGCGCGTGCTGACGGGATGAGACCGCCCGCGTCCGCCGTCGTCCCCGTTCGTGACGGGCAAGTATCTTGACGTCAAGATATATGCGGTATGCTGACGGCAGCAGCCCGGCCTAGGCTGGGTCAAGCCCCCAAATTCCGCCGTCGGGCCGGTGCGCGTGTGCGTCCGGGCACCCGGTGGCCCGCAAGCCCCGCGAAGGAGCCACAGTGAGCAGCGTGGACACGTTCGGATCGAAGGGAACGCTGGAGGTAGGCGGCAAGGCCTACGAGATCTTCCGGCTGTCGGCGGTGGAGGGCGTCGAGCGGCTGCCGTACGCCCTCAAGATCCTCGCCGAGAACCTCCTGCGCACCGAGGACGGTGCCAACATCACTGCCGACCACGTGCGCGCACTGGCGTCGTGGGACCCGGACGCCCAGCCGGACACGGAGATCCAGTTCACGCCGGCGCGCGTGATCATGCAGGACTTCACCGGTGTGCCCTGCGTCGTCGACCTGGCCACCATGCGCGAGGCCGTCGCCGAGCTCGGCGGCGACCCCACGCGGATCAACCCGCTGTCGCCGGCCGAGATGGTCATCGACCACTCGGTGCAGATCGACGTCGCCGGCACCACGGACGCGTTCGCGCGCAACGTGGAGATCGAGTACGAGCGCAACCACGAGCGCTACCAGTTCCTGCGCTGGGGCCAGACGGCGTTCGACGACTTCAAGGTCGTCCCGCCGGGCACCGGCATCGTGCACCAGGTGAACATCGAGTACCTGGCCCGCACGGTGATGACGCGCGAGGTCTCCGTGAACGGTGAGGCGCCGGTGCTCCGGGCCTACCCCGACACGTGCGTCGGCACCGACTCGCACACCACGATGGTCAACGGCCTGGGCGTGCTCGGCTGGGGCGTGGGCGGCATCGAGGCCGAGGCGGCGATGCTCGGCCAGCCCGTGTCCATGCTCATCCCGCGCGTGGTGGGCTTCAAGCTCACCGGCTCCATCCCGGCGGGCGTCACCGCGACCGACGTCGTCCTCACGATCACGCAGATGCTGCGCCAGCACGGCGTCGTCGGGAAGTTCGTCGAGTTCTACGGCGCCGGCGTGGCGCAGGTCCCGCTCGCGAACCGCGCCACCATCGGCAACATGTCGCCGGAGTTCGGCTCGACGGCCGCGATCTTCCCGATCGACGGCGTCACGGTCGACTACCTGCGCCTGACGGGCCGCTCCGAGGAGCAGCTCGCGCTCGTCGAGGCGTACGCCAAGGAGCAGGGCCTGTGGCTCGAGGCCGACGGCGTCGAGGCGAAGTACTCCGAGTACCTCGAGCTGGACCTGTCGACGGTGGTGCCGTCGATCGCCGGCCCGAAGCGCCCGCAGGACCGCATCGAGCTGACGAACGCCAAGGCCGCGTTCACCCGTGACCTGCCGGCCTACGCGCCCGACGTGCTGGACCAGGTGGACGAGGCCGAGAAGGAGTCGTTCCCCGCGTCCGACTCGCCGGCCATCACGCCGAACGGCCGCAAGCACGTGCACGTCACGAACAGCGCGGGCAAGGAGTTCGAGCTGTTCCACGGCGCCGTGGCGATCGCCTCGATCACCTCGTGCACCAACACCTCGAACCCGTCGGTCATGCTCGCCGCCGCCCTGCTCGCGAAGAACGCCGTGGAGAAGGGCCTGGTGGCCAAGCCGTGGGTCAAGACCTCCATGGCGCCGGGCTCGCAGGTCGTCACCAACTACTACGAGAAGGCCGGCCTGTGGCCGTACCTCGAGAAGCTGGGCTTCCACCTCGTGGGCTACGGCTGCGCCACCTGCATCGGCAACTCGGGCCCGCTCGACGAGAAGATCTCGGAGGCCGTCAACGAGCACGACCTGTCCGTCGTCTCCGTGCTGTCCGGCAACCGCAACTTCGAGGGCCGCATCAACCCGGACGTCAAGATGAACTACCTGGCGTCCCCGCCGCTGGTCATCGCGTACGCCCTCGCCGGCACCATGGAGTTCGACTTCGACCACGACCCCCTGGGCCGCGACGAGGCCGGCAACCCGGTGTTCCTCAAGGACATCTGGCCCTCCCCCGAGCTGGTCGAGGCCACGATCGCGGCATCGATCGACCGCAAGATGTTCGAGGCGGACTACGCCGACGTCTTCTCCGGCGACGACCGCTGGCGCGCGCTCGACACCCCCGAGGGCGACACGTTCTCCTGGGACCCCGACTCCACCTACGTGCGCAAGCCGTCGTACTTCGACGGCATGGGCATGGAGCCGGCTCCGGTCGAGGACATCACCGGCGCGCGCGTCCTGGCCAAGCTGGGCGACTCCGTCACCACGGACCACATCTCCCCGGCCGGAGCGATCAAGCCCGACTCCCCGGCGGGCAAGTACCTCGCCGACCACGGCGTGGCCCGCCGCGACTTCAACTCCTACGGCTCGCGCCGGGGCAACCACGAGGTCATGGTCCGCGGCACGTTCGCGAACATCCGCCTCCGCAACCAGCTCCTGGCCGCGGAGAACGACGGCGCCGGCGTCGAGGGCGGCTTCACGTACAACTTCGTGAAGGACACCCAGGACACCATCTACGACGCCGCGCAGGACTACGCCGCGGCCGGCACGCCGCTCGTGGTGCTCGGCGGCAAGGAGTACGGTTCCGGCTCCTCGCGCGACTGGGCGGCCAAGGGCACGAAGCTGCTCGGCGTGAAGGCCGTCATCACCGAGAGCTTCGAGCGCATCCACCGCTCGAACCTCATCGGCATGGGCGTCCTGCCGCTGCAGTTCCCGGCCGGCGAGTCCGCCGGGTCGCTGGGGCTGGACGGTACCGAGACGTTCGACATCTCGGGCATCACGGCACTCAACGACGGCACCACGCCGTCCACGGTGGCCGTGAAGGCGACCAAGGCCGACGGCACGGCCGTCGAGTTCGACGCCGTGGTCCGCATCGACACCCCGGGCGAGGCGGACTACTACCGCAACGGCGGCATCCTGCAGTACGTGCTCCGCTCGGTCGTGGCCTGAGCCACGGCATGAGAGCGGCCTGACCGATCAGGTGCCCGACGGCGGCCCCGGTCACTTTCCCCAGGGAAGGTGACCGGGGCCGCCGTCGTCGACGTTCCGGGACCGCCACGGGCCGCGCCTTCTCGCAGCCTTCCGGCTCGGTACTACGCCGATGCGGGTCCTCCGGCCGTCACCTCGCGCTGCGCAGTGCCACGGTGGGGAAGTCGACCGGCACGTCGAGCGCGATGTTGACGTAGTTGGTGAACAGGTTCAGGGCGACCTGTGCGATCACCTCGACGATGTGCTCGTCCTTCCATCCCT encodes:
- the acnA gene encoding aconitate hydratase AcnA → MSSVDTFGSKGTLEVGGKAYEIFRLSAVEGVERLPYALKILAENLLRTEDGANITADHVRALASWDPDAQPDTEIQFTPARVIMQDFTGVPCVVDLATMREAVAELGGDPTRINPLSPAEMVIDHSVQIDVAGTTDAFARNVEIEYERNHERYQFLRWGQTAFDDFKVVPPGTGIVHQVNIEYLARTVMTREVSVNGEAPVLRAYPDTCVGTDSHTTMVNGLGVLGWGVGGIEAEAAMLGQPVSMLIPRVVGFKLTGSIPAGVTATDVVLTITQMLRQHGVVGKFVEFYGAGVAQVPLANRATIGNMSPEFGSTAAIFPIDGVTVDYLRLTGRSEEQLALVEAYAKEQGLWLEADGVEAKYSEYLELDLSTVVPSIAGPKRPQDRIELTNAKAAFTRDLPAYAPDVLDQVDEAEKESFPASDSPAITPNGRKHVHVTNSAGKEFELFHGAVAIASITSCTNTSNPSVMLAAALLAKNAVEKGLVAKPWVKTSMAPGSQVVTNYYEKAGLWPYLEKLGFHLVGYGCATCIGNSGPLDEKISEAVNEHDLSVVSVLSGNRNFEGRINPDVKMNYLASPPLVIAYALAGTMEFDFDHDPLGRDEAGNPVFLKDIWPSPELVEATIAASIDRKMFEADYADVFSGDDRWRALDTPEGDTFSWDPDSTYVRKPSYFDGMGMEPAPVEDITGARVLAKLGDSVTTDHISPAGAIKPDSPAGKYLADHGVARRDFNSYGSRRGNHEVMVRGTFANIRLRNQLLAAENDGAGVEGGFTYNFVKDTQDTIYDAAQDYAAAGTPLVVLGGKEYGSGSSRDWAAKGTKLLGVKAVITESFERIHRSNLIGMGVLPLQFPAGESAGSLGLDGTETFDISGITALNDGTTPSTVAVKATKADGTAVEFDAVVRIDTPGEADYYRNGGILQYVLRSVVA